A genomic segment from Anas platyrhynchos isolate ZD024472 breed Pekin duck chromosome 5, IASCAAS_PekinDuck_T2T, whole genome shotgun sequence encodes:
- the PLEKHD1 gene encoding pleckstrin homology domain-containing family D member 1: MFASKSSSVSPSPSMDQADSDALDISTKVQLYGVLWKRPFGRQSAKWSRRFFIIKESFLLYYAESEKKNFESNKYFNIHPKGVIPLGGCIVEPKEEPSMPYAIKISHEDFHGNIVLAAESEFEQAQWLEMLQESGKVTWKNAQLGEAMIESLEAQGLQLAKEKQEYLDKLMEETEELCLQREQKEELERLNQVLEAEKQQFEEVVRELRLEQEQIKRELELTARSLKGVEEEKKELRSLTESLQKTLEELSLEKQQMLEMMEENENQFPPPTSPNKEQSPSWGLHCSLRQIEEKMQQLLEEKLLAEKRMKENEERSRALEEEREFYSSQSQALQNSLSELTAEKQQTERDLKAEVKMRMDLEKRLREAEEALQRLEQGLNSLDRNKEKEEKMKADVSHLRRFFEECIRNAELEAKMPVIMKNSVYIHKAATRRIKSCRLHRRRTSTSWNDLKQSQSFMFSHAEAENIEELKEAAKRLSRHHHFRETLYQIMRSQKDSASGNEK, encoded by the exons ATGTTTGCTTCAAAATCCAGCTCCGTGTCCCCTTCTCCGTCCATGGACCAGGCAGATTCGGATGCCCTGGACATCAGCACCAAAGTGCAGCTGTACGGCGTGCTCTGGAAGAGACCCTTTGGGAGGCAGTCGGCCAAGTGGTCCAGGAG GTTCTTCATCATTAAGGAGAGTTTCCTGCTCTACTATGCTGAGAGTGAGAAGAAGAACTTTGAAAGCAATAAGTACTTCAATATCCACCCCAAG GGCGTCATACCCCTAGGGGGCTGCATCGTGGAACCCAAAGAAGAGCCCAGCATGCCTTACGCCATAAAGATCTCTCATGAAGACTTCCAC GGTAACATTGTTCTAGCAGCCGAGTCAGAGTTTGAGCAGGCTCAGTGGCTGGAGATGCTGCAGGAGTCTGGAAAAGT TACCTGGAAGAATGCCCAGCTGGGAGAAGCCATGATCGAGAGcctggaggcccagggactGCAGCTGGCCAAGGAGAAACAGGAATATTTAG ATAAGCTGATGGAAGAAACAGAGGAGCTGTGTCTGCAGAGGGAGCAGAAAGAG GAACTGGAACGCCTGAACCAGGTTCTGGAAGCGGAGAAGCAGCAGTTTGAAGAGGTGGTACGGGAGCTgcggctggagcaggagcagatcAAGCG GGAGCTAGAGCTCACAGCCCGCTCCCTTAAAGgagtggaggaagaaaagaaagagctgCGAAGCCTGACAGAGTCTTTACAGAAAACCCTAGAG gagctctccctggaaaagcagcaaatgCTGGAGAtgatggaagaaaatgaaaaccagtTCCCACCTCCAACCAGCCCTAACAAGGAGCAAAGCCCCAGCTGGGGACTGCACTGCAGCCTGCGACAGATCGAAGAGAAGATGCAACAGCTTCTGGAGGAGAAACTCCTGGCAGAGAAGAG GATGAAGGAGAACGAGGAGAGGTCCCGAGCCCTGGAGGAGGAGCGGGAGTTTTACTCTTCCCAGTCACAGGCGCTGCAGAACTCACTCTCAGAGCTGactgcagagaagcagcagacagAGAGGGATCTCAAG GCTGAGGTGAAGATGCGCATGGATCTGGAGAAGAGACTGAGGGAAGCTGAGGAAGCGTTGCAGCGCTTGGAGCAAGGTTTAAATTCTCTGGATCGCAacaaggagaaagaggagaagatGAAAGCAGATGTCAGCCATTTGAGAA GGTTCTTTGAAGAGTGCATCCGCAACGCTGAGCTGGAGGCCAAGATGCCTGTGATCATGAAGAACTCAGTGTACATCCACAAGGCTGCCACTCGCCGCATAAAGAGCTGCCGCCTTCACCGCCGGAGAACCAGCACTTCGTGGAATGACT TGAAGCAGTCCCAGTCCTTCATGTTCTCGcatgcagaagctgaaaacattGAGGAGCTGAAGGAGGCAGCCAAAAGACTGAGCCGGCACCACCACTTCCGCGAGACTCTCTACCAAATCATGAGGTCACAAAAAGATTCAGCTTCAGGGAACGAAAAGTGA